From uncultured Roseateles sp., the proteins below share one genomic window:
- a CDS encoding FtsX-like permease family protein, whose amino-acid sequence MRALDRKLLRDLRRMWSQALTIALVVASGIGGFITSLSAVDSLALARDRFYASGRFADVFAGLKRAPLALTEQLRAVPGVADVQTTLEQVVRVELPGLADPIIGQLIGVDWRAPARMNLVTVSSGRALAGAQEGGSAARSDGTLEVLVSEGFAQARQLKPGARLNALINGKQRGLVVVGTALSPEFIFAGLWGMPDARGFGVFWVDREALAAAYDMQGAFNRAAFKLAPGASEQAAIAGVAALLSPYGGREAHGRDEQTSHAMLDNEIKEQRVLGTVLPAIFLAVAAFLLNVVVARLVSTQREQIAALKALGYPNATIAGHYLKLVLLIVALGLGLGLLVGDWLGGQLSKLYAEFFHFPRLEHRIAPWLLVLSAGVTVATAVAGTLNAILATVRLPPAEAMRPPAPGNYRRTLLERLGVQRMAPALRMILRNMERRPLRTLLAIGGVAAALAIVIMGNYIRDAMDVVLDTQLTLGLRGDVTLWTAEPVQDNVRHEVARLPGVNSVEATRFVPVTFINGHRRERSMIRGYAARPDLYRVIDVDRHEILLDGRGLVLTDRLADKLGLRVGDRVQVEVMEGRERTLTLPVGATVREMMGLNAYMDREALNLALGDGDVATGYVLAVQPGGEARVLEASKAMPRVAGAWSKATMLRNMEEISARNVRIMSSILTIFASVIAVGVVYNNARIALSERAWELASLRVLGFTRAEVSGLLLGELAIVIAVALPLGMLLGLLLTHGITELLKSDQFFFPVVIRARTYVGAALCVVAAGVASALVVRRRIDRLDMVAALKTRE is encoded by the coding sequence ATGAGGGCCCTTGACCGCAAACTGCTGCGCGATCTGCGCCGCATGTGGAGCCAGGCGCTGACGATTGCCCTGGTGGTGGCCAGCGGCATCGGCGGTTTCATCACCAGCCTGTCGGCGGTCGATTCGCTGGCGCTGGCGCGTGACCGCTTCTATGCCAGCGGCCGCTTTGCCGATGTGTTTGCCGGCCTCAAGCGTGCGCCGCTGGCGCTGACCGAGCAATTGCGCGCCGTGCCGGGCGTGGCCGATGTGCAGACGACCTTGGAACAGGTGGTGCGCGTCGAGCTGCCGGGCCTGGCCGATCCCATCATCGGCCAGCTGATCGGCGTGGACTGGCGCGCTCCGGCACGGATGAATCTGGTCACCGTCAGCAGCGGCCGCGCGCTGGCCGGTGCGCAGGAGGGCGGCAGCGCGGCGCGCTCCGATGGCACGCTGGAGGTGCTGGTGTCCGAGGGCTTTGCCCAGGCCCGCCAGCTCAAGCCCGGCGCGCGGCTGAATGCGCTGATCAACGGCAAGCAGCGCGGGCTGGTCGTCGTCGGTACCGCGCTGTCGCCCGAGTTCATCTTTGCCGGCCTGTGGGGCATGCCTGATGCGCGCGGCTTCGGCGTGTTCTGGGTCGATCGGGAGGCGCTGGCTGCGGCCTACGACATGCAGGGTGCCTTCAACCGGGCGGCTTTCAAGCTGGCACCGGGTGCCTCGGAGCAGGCCGCGATAGCCGGCGTGGCGGCGCTGCTGTCGCCCTACGGCGGGCGCGAGGCCCATGGCCGCGATGAGCAGACCTCGCACGCGATGCTGGACAACGAGATCAAGGAGCAGCGCGTGCTGGGCACCGTGCTGCCGGCGATCTTTCTCGCCGTGGCCGCCTTTTTGCTGAACGTGGTCGTGGCGCGGCTGGTGTCCACGCAGCGCGAACAGATTGCCGCGCTGAAGGCCCTGGGCTACCCGAATGCCACCATCGCCGGGCACTACCTGAAGCTGGTGCTGCTGATCGTGGCGCTGGGCCTGGGCCTGGGGCTGCTGGTGGGTGATTGGCTGGGTGGTCAGCTCAGCAAGCTGTATGCCGAGTTCTTCCACTTCCCCCGGCTGGAGCACCGCATCGCGCCCTGGCTGCTGGTGCTGAGTGCCGGTGTCACCGTGGCAACGGCCGTGGCGGGCACCTTGAATGCCATTCTGGCCACGGTGCGGCTGCCGCCGGCCGAGGCGATGCGGCCGCCGGCCCCTGGGAACTATCGTCGCACGCTGCTGGAGCGGCTGGGCGTCCAGCGCATGGCGCCGGCCCTGCGCATGATTCTGCGCAATATGGAGCGTCGGCCGCTGCGCACGTTGCTGGCCATCGGCGGCGTGGCCGCGGCGCTGGCCATCGTCATCATGGGCAATTACATCCGCGATGCGATGGACGTGGTGCTGGACACCCAGCTGACCCTGGGCCTGCGCGGCGATGTCACGCTGTGGACGGCCGAGCCGGTGCAGGACAACGTGCGCCACGAAGTCGCCCGGCTGCCGGGTGTGAACAGTGTGGAGGCGACGCGCTTCGTGCCCGTCACCTTCATCAATGGCCACCGCCGCGAGCGCAGCATGATACGTGGCTATGCGGCTAGGCCCGACCTCTACCGCGTGATCGATGTGGACCGCCACGAGATCCTGCTCGACGGCCGCGGCCTGGTACTGACCGACCGGCTGGCCGACAAGCTGGGCCTGCGTGTCGGAGACCGGGTCCAGGTCGAGGTGATGGAGGGACGGGAGCGCACGCTGACCTTGCCTGTGGGCGCCACCGTGCGCGAGATGATGGGTCTGAACGCCTACATGGACCGCGAGGCGCTGAATCTTGCGTTGGGTGATGGAGACGTGGCCACCGGCTATGTGCTGGCTGTGCAGCCCGGCGGCGAGGCGCGCGTGCTGGAGGCCAGCAAGGCCATGCCGCGTGTGGCCGGGGCCTGGAGCAAGGCGACGATGCTGCGCAATATGGAGGAGATCAGCGCCCGCAATGTGCGCATCATGAGCAGCATCCTGACGATTTTTGCCAGCGTCATCGCCGTGGGCGTGGTCTACAACAACGCGCGCATCGCGCTGTCGGAGCGGGCCTGGGAACTGGCCAGCCTGCGCGTGCTGGGCTTCACCCGGGCCGAGGTCTCGGGCCTGCTGCTGGGCGAGCTGGCCATCGTCATCGCCGTGGCACTGCCGCTGGGCATGCTGCTGGGCCTCTTGCTGACCCATGGCATCACTGAGCTGCTGAAGTCCGACCAGTTCTTTTTTCCGGTGGTGATACGGGCCCGCACCTATGTGGGTGCGGCCCTGTGCGTGGTGGCCGCCGGTGTGGCCAGCGCGCTGGTGGTGCGCCGGCGCATCGACCGGCTCGACATGGTGGCCGCCTTGAAGACGAGGGAGTGA
- a CDS encoding redoxin family protein, which yields MSIRTNALLFVAVVAASVTAITVASPPPEDRVAADARPVPEFRGVDNWFNSPPLKLDELRGKVVLVDFWTYTCSNCLNHLPYVKQWHEKYQDRGLVVVGVHTPEFAFEKSAQNVQDAIKRLQIKHAVAQDNGYATWKSFKNMYWPAVYLIDKQGRIVYSHYGEGSYGETEKRIQALLAEPAAAVR from the coding sequence ATGAGCATCCGAACCAATGCGCTGCTGTTCGTCGCCGTCGTCGCCGCCTCGGTGACCGCCATCACCGTGGCCTCGCCGCCGCCTGAAGACCGGGTGGCCGCCGACGCCCGGCCGGTGCCGGAGTTTCGCGGTGTCGACAACTGGTTCAACTCCCCACCATTGAAGCTGGACGAGCTGCGCGGCAAGGTGGTGCTGGTCGATTTCTGGACCTACACCTGCAGCAACTGCCTCAACCATCTGCCCTACGTCAAGCAGTGGCACGAGAAGTACCAGGACAGGGGCCTGGTCGTGGTGGGTGTGCACACACCCGAGTTCGCGTTCGAGAAGTCGGCGCAGAACGTCCAGGATGCGATCAAGCGCCTGCAGATCAAGCACGCGGTTGCCCAGGACAATGGCTATGCCACCTGGAAGTCCTTCAAGAATATGTACTGGCCGGCGGTCTATCTGATCGACAAGCAGGGGCGCATCGTCTATTCGCACTATGGCGAGGGCAGCTATGGCGAGACGGAGAAGAGGATTCAGGCGCTGCTGGCAGAGCCGGCCGCTGCGGTGCGTTGA
- a CDS encoding efflux transporter periplasmic adaptor subunit: MKKTSWFYVAGGAVAAIAVVAWAFAPRPVEVEAVALSQGSFQTTIDEDGKTRLRERYVVSAPLAGLLTRISLREGDTVAVNAVVASMTPVMTPLLDERSVREQRLRIESAQAREQAVLARVEGAKVGVLRARNEAQRSEQLARQGFVAPTKLETDRLGLMAAQKDLDAAVQERHVAAHEVEQAQAALLAVREPQRLGAGGFALRSPIAGSVLRVLQPSETVVTLGTPLLELGDTQALEIVAELLTGDALRALPGSAVLIERWGGSGVLQGRVRLVEPAAFTKVSALGVEEQRVKVLIDIASPPEQWRALGDGYRVGVRIVTLAMEQALQVPVSAVFPVAGAEGGMAVFVVEAGRARLTQVTVGARNSTHAWLKRGPASGTPVIVYPPATVKDGARVKLRSV; encoded by the coding sequence ATGAAGAAGACAAGCTGGTTCTACGTGGCCGGTGGTGCCGTGGCGGCGATTGCCGTGGTGGCCTGGGCGTTTGCGCCACGGCCGGTGGAAGTGGAGGCCGTGGCCCTCAGCCAGGGCAGCTTCCAGACCACCATCGACGAGGATGGCAAGACGCGGCTGCGCGAGCGCTATGTGGTCTCGGCGCCGCTGGCCGGCCTGCTGACACGCATCAGCCTGCGCGAGGGCGACACGGTGGCCGTCAATGCCGTGGTGGCCAGCATGACGCCGGTGATGACGCCGCTGCTCGATGAGCGCAGCGTGCGCGAGCAGCGTCTGCGCATCGAGAGCGCCCAGGCCCGCGAGCAGGCGGTGCTGGCGCGCGTCGAGGGCGCCAAGGTGGGTGTGCTGCGCGCGCGCAACGAGGCCCAGCGCAGCGAGCAGCTGGCCAGGCAGGGCTTTGTCGCGCCGACCAAATTGGAGACCGATCGCCTGGGCTTGATGGCCGCGCAAAAGGATCTGGACGCCGCGGTGCAGGAGCGCCATGTGGCCGCGCACGAGGTCGAGCAGGCGCAGGCCGCACTGCTGGCCGTGCGCGAGCCGCAGCGCCTGGGCGCCGGCGGCTTTGCGCTGCGCTCGCCGATCGCCGGCTCCGTGCTGCGGGTGTTGCAACCCAGCGAAACGGTGGTGACTCTGGGCACGCCGCTGCTGGAGCTCGGGGACACGCAGGCGCTGGAGATCGTGGCCGAGCTGCTCACCGGCGACGCCTTGCGGGCCTTGCCCGGCAGCGCGGTGCTGATCGAGCGCTGGGGTGGCAGCGGCGTCTTGCAGGGCCGGGTGCGCCTGGTCGAACCGGCGGCCTTCACCAAGGTGTCGGCGCTGGGCGTCGAGGAGCAGCGCGTCAAGGTATTGATTGACATTGCGAGCCCGCCAGAGCAGTGGCGAGCGCTGGGCGATGGCTACCGCGTCGGCGTGCGCATCGTCACACTGGCGATGGAGCAGGCGCTGCAGGTGCCGGTCAGCGCGGTGTTTCCGGTGGCGGGTGCAGAAGGCGGCATGGCCGTGTTCGTGGTCGAAGCCGGCCGGGCTCGGCTGACCCAGGTGACGGTCGGGGCACGCAACAGCACCCACGCCTGGCTCAAGCGCGGCCCGGCCTCCGGCACGCCGGTGATCGTCTATCCGCCGGCCACGGTCAAGGACGGTGCCCGCGTCAAGCTGCGCAGCGTCTAG
- a CDS encoding DnaJ C-terminal domain-containing protein has product MEFKDYYATLGLERSASQDEIKRAYRKLARKYHPDVSKEPQAEARFKEVAEAYEALHDPEKRAAYDAVGRGPTGGQDFAPPPGWSSGFEFSGKDGGMGAGMDHSDFFEALFGRQAGGVRGPRGATHAPGGDHHAKVQIALEDAFTGATRTVTLRMPVADAQGRVAMQERKVEVAIPKGVRAGQHLRLAGQGGPGQGEGPAGDLYLEIVFKPHAIFRADGRDVYFDLPLAPWEAALGATVSAPTPTGGVELTIPPGSAAGRKLRLKGRGLPGEPPGDLYAVLTIVLPAADTDAAKQAYAELASGFQQFNPRVEAAS; this is encoded by the coding sequence ATGGAGTTCAAGGACTACTACGCCACGCTGGGCCTGGAGCGCAGCGCGAGCCAGGACGAGATCAAGCGGGCCTATCGCAAGCTGGCGCGCAAATACCATCCGGACGTCAGCAAGGAGCCACAGGCCGAGGCGCGGTTCAAGGAGGTGGCGGAGGCCTACGAGGCGCTGCATGACCCGGAAAAGCGGGCGGCCTACGACGCGGTGGGCCGCGGCCCAACCGGCGGGCAGGATTTTGCGCCGCCGCCGGGCTGGAGCAGCGGGTTCGAGTTCAGCGGCAAGGATGGCGGCATGGGTGCTGGCATGGATCACAGCGACTTCTTCGAGGCGCTGTTCGGCCGCCAGGCCGGTGGCGTCCGTGGCCCGCGCGGGGCGACCCACGCACCCGGCGGCGACCACCATGCCAAGGTGCAGATTGCGCTGGAGGATGCCTTCACCGGCGCCACCCGCACCGTCACCCTGCGCATGCCGGTGGCAGATGCGCAGGGCCGTGTCGCCATGCAGGAGCGCAAGGTCGAGGTGGCTATCCCGAAGGGGGTGCGCGCCGGCCAGCACCTGCGGCTGGCGGGGCAGGGCGGCCCGGGCCAGGGAGAGGGCCCGGCCGGTGACCTGTATCTGGAGATCGTGTTCAAGCCCCACGCCATCTTCCGCGCCGATGGCCGTGACGTCTATTTCGACCTGCCGCTGGCGCCCTGGGAGGCCGCGCTGGGCGCGACGGTGAGCGCGCCCACGCCGACGGGCGGGGTCGAACTGACGATTCCGCCCGGCTCGGCGGCCGGCCGCAAGCTGCGGCTCAAGGGCCGGGGCCTGCCCGGTGAGCCGCCGGGCGATCTGTATGCGGTGTTGACGATCGTGTTGCCGGCCGCTGACACCGACGCCGCCAAGCAGGCCTATGCCGAGCTGGCCAGTGGCTTCCAGCAGTTCAACCCGCGTGTGGAGGCAGCATCATGA
- a CDS encoding ATP-binding protein translates to MPQTAKIQLLPRSLFARVTLIIVIGLVLAQLLTFAAIRYERGLALRELMMRGIERDIASSIALLDRLPAAERDSWLARLERRNYRFALSGDINGAAPSTPLSREFAEAIVNALHPFEVVKLVEVSAPPEDLELQVRLMDGSTVLIHAMRVGMPVSSWVLWVLLAQLAVLAACAWVAVRLVTRPLARLAMAADDLGPDLKAQALAEDGPTEVAHAARAFNAMQRRIAGYMAERVEILAAISHDLQTPITRLRLRADLLDSEEDRDKFRQDLDAMNALVREGVSYARTLHGATEPPCRIDADALLESMVADYEDAGQPLRLEGRAGAPIVTRPNALRRILMNLIDNALKFGSEVHIAVHADTGRLTVAVLDNGPGIPPDQLEAVLQPFYRVESSRNRSTGGTGLGLAIAHQLAMAMGAELLLRNRAEGGLEARLTLTTT, encoded by the coding sequence ATGCCCCAAACCGCCAAGATCCAGTTGCTGCCCCGCTCGCTGTTTGCCCGCGTGACCCTGATCATCGTCATCGGGCTGGTGCTTGCGCAGCTGCTGACCTTTGCGGCGATCCGCTACGAGCGCGGCCTGGCCCTGCGCGAGTTGATGATGAGGGGCATAGAGCGCGACATCGCCAGCTCGATCGCCCTGCTCGACCGCCTGCCGGCCGCCGAGCGCGACAGCTGGCTGGCGCGGCTGGAGCGGCGCAATTACCGCTTTGCGCTCAGCGGCGATATCAATGGCGCGGCGCCCTCGACGCCCCTGTCCCGGGAGTTCGCCGAGGCCATCGTCAATGCGCTGCACCCGTTCGAGGTCGTCAAGCTGGTGGAAGTCAGCGCCCCGCCGGAGGACCTGGAGCTGCAGGTCCGCTTGATGGATGGCTCGACGGTGCTGATACACGCGATGCGTGTCGGCATGCCGGTGTCCAGCTGGGTGCTGTGGGTGCTGCTGGCCCAGCTGGCGGTGCTGGCCGCCTGTGCCTGGGTGGCGGTGCGGCTGGTGACGCGGCCGCTCGCGCGGCTGGCCATGGCGGCCGACGATCTGGGCCCCGACCTGAAGGCGCAGGCGCTGGCCGAAGACGGCCCCACCGAGGTGGCCCACGCGGCGCGGGCGTTCAACGCGATGCAGCGCCGCATTGCCGGCTACATGGCCGAGCGTGTCGAGATACTGGCCGCCATTTCGCACGATCTGCAGACACCGATCACCCGGCTGCGGCTGCGCGCCGACCTGCTGGACAGCGAGGAGGACCGCGACAAGTTCCGGCAGGACCTGGACGCGATGAATGCACTGGTGCGCGAGGGCGTGAGCTATGCGCGCACCCTGCATGGCGCCACCGAGCCGCCCTGCCGCATCGATGCCGACGCCTTGCTCGAAAGCATGGTCGCCGACTACGAGGACGCCGGCCAGCCGCTGCGGCTGGAAGGCCGGGCCGGCGCACCCATCGTGACGCGGCCCAATGCGCTGCGCCGCATCCTGATGAATCTGATCGACAACGCGCTGAAGTTCGGCAGCGAGGTGCACATAGCCGTCCATGCCGACACGGGCCGGCTGACCGTGGCCGTACTCGACAACGGGCCGGGCATTCCGCCCGATCAGCTGGAGGCCGTGCTGCAGCCCTTCTACCGCGTCGAGAGCTCGCGCAACCGCAGCACCGGCGGCACCGGCCTGGGCCTGGCCATCGCCCACCAGCTGGCCATGGCGATGGGTGCGGAGCTGCTTTTGCGCAACCGCGCCGAGGGCGGGCTGGAAGCCCGGCTCACGCTGACCACCACCTGA
- a CDS encoding response regulator, with amino-acid sequence MTPNTTDHVLIVDDDRGIRELLSAYLVKNGLRVVAVPTGRHMRAALEESGPFDLIILDLMLPGEDGLSLCRDLRSGKHKATPILMLTARGEEADRILGLEMGADDYLVKPFAARELLARIRAVLRRTRMLPPNMRTTDGAQVLHFGDWRVDTAARHLLDDSGLQVALSGAEYRLLRVFLDHPQKVLSRDQLLGLTQGRDAELFERSIDLLVSRLRQRLRDDAREPRYIKTVRSEGYVFASAVEAVD; translated from the coding sequence ATGACGCCCAACACCACCGATCACGTCCTCATCGTCGATGACGACCGCGGCATACGCGAGTTGCTCAGTGCCTATCTGGTCAAGAACGGCCTGCGCGTGGTGGCCGTGCCCACCGGCCGGCATATGCGCGCGGCGCTGGAGGAGTCGGGGCCGTTCGATCTGATCATTCTCGACCTGATGCTGCCGGGCGAAGACGGGCTGAGCTTGTGCCGCGACTTGCGCAGCGGCAAGCACAAGGCCACGCCCATCCTGATGCTGACCGCCCGCGGCGAGGAGGCCGACCGCATCCTCGGCCTGGAGATGGGCGCGGACGACTATCTGGTCAAACCCTTTGCCGCCCGCGAGCTGCTGGCCCGCATCCGCGCCGTGCTGCGCCGCACCCGCATGCTGCCGCCGAATATGCGCACGACCGATGGCGCGCAGGTGCTGCACTTCGGCGATTGGCGGGTGGACACCGCCGCCCGTCACCTGCTGGACGACAGCGGCCTGCAGGTCGCCCTCAGCGGCGCCGAGTACCGTTTGCTGCGCGTGTTTCTCGATCATCCGCAAAAGGTGCTGAGCCGCGACCAGCTGCTGGGCCTGACCCAGGGCCGCGACGCCGAGCTGTTCGAGCGCTCGATCGATCTGCTCGTCAGCCGCCTGCGCCAGCGCCTGCGCGACGACGCGCGCGAGCCGCGCTACATCAAGACGGTGCGCAGCGAGGGGTATGTGTTTGCCTCTGCCGTCGAGGCTGTCGACTGA
- a CDS encoding chaperone modulator CbpM, translated as MSTALVVQGVIVEQTLHFSLVELCRACSAEVEQLMALVEEGVLEPAGSGPEDWRFAGPSLRRAHAALRLARDLELSPAATALVLDLLDEIEALRSRLRRAGLDE; from the coding sequence ATGAGCACAGCACTGGTTGTGCAGGGTGTGATCGTCGAACAGACCTTGCATTTCAGCCTGGTGGAGTTATGCCGGGCCTGCAGCGCCGAGGTGGAGCAATTGATGGCGCTGGTCGAGGAGGGTGTGCTCGAGCCCGCGGGCAGTGGCCCCGAGGACTGGCGCTTTGCCGGCCCCTCGCTGCGCCGCGCCCATGCGGCCCTGCGCCTGGCACGCGACCTGGAGCTGAGCCCGGCGGCCACTGCCCTGGTGCTTGATCTGCTGGACGAGATCGAGGCGCTGAGATCGCGGCTGCGGCGTGCCGGCCTTGATGAGTGA
- a CDS encoding thioredoxin family protein yields the protein MLKPILSALFALLTMLGPAIASPAAPRPPMAGVLSSLAGANEWINSAPLSAEGLRGKVVLVDFWTYSCINCLRTLPYVRAWADKYRAAGLVVIGVHAPEFAFEKESALVRRAVRDLGIAYPVAIDNDFAVWRAFNNRAWPAFYFIDAQGRIRHQQLGEGRYEQAEQLIQQLLAEAGTGPVPSARVAPQGEGTQAAASAMQALSAETYLGHERTSGFASPGGIKPDRPQLYQGNPSLGLNEWALTGHWTAEGERLLLNRAMGRIALRFHARDLHLVLGPMADGKPVRFRVLIDGKPPLADHGFDTDAQGQGVIEAQRLYQLVRQKAGDKPRLFEIEFLDAGAQAFAFTFG from the coding sequence ATGCTCAAGCCCATCCTCTCTGCCCTTTTTGCCCTGCTCACGATGCTGGGTCCCGCCATCGCCAGCCCGGCGGCACCGCGGCCGCCAATGGCCGGCGTGCTCTCTTCGCTCGCCGGAGCGAACGAGTGGATCAACTCCGCGCCCCTGAGCGCCGAAGGCCTGCGCGGCAAGGTGGTGCTGGTCGATTTCTGGACATATTCCTGCATCAACTGCCTGCGCACCCTGCCCTATGTGCGCGCCTGGGCCGACAAGTACCGGGCCGCCGGCCTGGTCGTCATCGGCGTGCATGCGCCGGAGTTCGCCTTCGAGAAGGAGTCGGCCCTGGTGCGCCGCGCCGTGCGGGACCTCGGCATCGCCTACCCGGTCGCCATCGACAACGATTTCGCGGTCTGGCGCGCCTTCAATAACCGCGCCTGGCCGGCCTTCTACTTCATCGACGCCCAGGGCCGCATCCGCCATCAACAGCTCGGCGAGGGCCGCTACGAGCAGGCGGAGCAGCTGATACAGCAGCTGCTGGCCGAGGCCGGAACCGGGCCGGTGCCCTCTGCCAGAGTCGCGCCACAGGGCGAAGGCACCCAGGCGGCGGCCAGCGCCATGCAGGCTCTGTCGGCCGAGACCTATCTGGGCCATGAACGCACCAGCGGCTTTGCCTCGCCCGGCGGCATCAAGCCCGATCGCCCTCAGCTCTACCAGGGCAACCCGTCGCTGGGCCTCAATGAATGGGCGCTGACCGGCCACTGGACCGCCGAGGGCGAGCGCCTGCTGCTGAACCGCGCCATGGGCCGCATCGCGCTGCGCTTCCATGCGCGCGACCTGCACCTGGTGCTGGGTCCGATGGCCGACGGCAAGCCGGTGCGCTTTCGGGTGCTGATCGATGGCAAGCCGCCGCTGGCCGACCATGGCTTCGATACCGACGCCCAGGGCCAGGGCGTGATCGAGGCACAGCGGCTCTACCAGCTGGTGCGCCAGAAGGCGGGTGACAAGCCCCGCCTGTTCGAGATCGAGTTCCTGGACGCCGGCGCGCAGGCCTTTGCCTTCACCTTCGGCTAG
- a CDS encoding ribose-phosphate diphosphokinase — MTDTLLLAFDDEAALAQELAAALDVQLHFIKRHRFPDGELRLVLPARLPPKVVLLRGLHQPNEKLVELMIAAPTARELGAAHLTLISPYLAYMRQDMEFTPGEAVSQRHIGRLLAQYFDAVITIDPHLHRIQSLDEVLPGRRGLSLSAAPLLGAWVAHHVPNALLIGPDEESAQWVHEAAAAHGLDCAIGRKVRHGDHQVTLALPDVPVQGRAVVLLDDMASTGRTLMGSAEALLARGAASVDVAITHALFVGDAYAQLRAAGVRQVWSTNAVPHVSNVISIVPLLAAALRH; from the coding sequence CAGCGCTGGACGTGCAGCTGCATTTCATCAAGCGCCACCGCTTCCCCGATGGCGAGCTGCGCCTGGTGCTGCCGGCCCGGCTTCCGCCCAAGGTCGTCTTGCTGCGCGGCCTGCACCAGCCCAACGAGAAGCTGGTCGAGCTGATGATTGCCGCGCCCACGGCCCGCGAGCTTGGCGCCGCGCACCTGACCCTGATCAGCCCCTACCTGGCCTATATGCGCCAGGACATGGAGTTCACGCCCGGCGAGGCGGTCAGCCAGCGCCATATCGGCAGGCTGCTGGCCCAGTATTTCGATGCTGTCATCACCATAGACCCGCATCTGCACCGCATCCAGTCGCTGGACGAGGTGCTACCCGGCCGCCGGGGCCTGAGCCTGAGCGCCGCGCCGCTGCTGGGCGCCTGGGTGGCCCACCATGTGCCAAATGCGCTGCTGATCGGCCCCGACGAAGAATCCGCCCAATGGGTGCACGAGGCCGCGGCGGCCCATGGGTTGGACTGCGCCATCGGCCGCAAGGTGCGCCACGGCGACCATCAGGTCACCCTGGCCCTGCCCGATGTGCCGGTGCAGGGCCGGGCCGTGGTGCTGCTGGACGACATGGCCAGCACCGGCCGCACCTTGATGGGCTCGGCCGAGGCGCTGCTGGCGCGAGGTGCGGCCAGCGTCGATGTGGCTATTACCCATGCCTTGTTCGTTGGCGATGCCTATGCGCAGCTGCGGGCGGCCGGTGTGCGCCAGGTGTGGAGCACCAACGCAGTGCCGCACGTCAGCAATGTGATTTCCATCGTGCCGCTGCTGGCCGCGGCCTTGAGACACTAG
- a CDS encoding ABC transporter ATP-binding protein, which produces MSEPAVAAAPVFRAHGLTKTYGEGEVEVKALRDVDMEIARGEFIVLLGPSGSGKSTLLNILGGLDVPSSGQVMFGDQDLSAATEPELTAYRREHVGFVFQFYNLIPSLTVRENIALVTDIASDPMPVDEAIDRVGLTPRRDHFPAQLSGGEQQRVAIARAIVKRPDVLLCDEPTGALDYQTGKLVLEVIARINKEIGTTAIVITHNAAIAGMADRVVYLGDGKILRIETNAHKLDPSELTW; this is translated from the coding sequence ATGAGTGAGCCGGCGGTCGCGGCGGCGCCCGTGTTCCGCGCCCATGGCCTCACCAAGACCTACGGCGAGGGCGAGGTCGAGGTCAAGGCGCTGCGCGATGTCGACATGGAGATCGCGCGGGGCGAGTTCATCGTGCTGCTGGGGCCCTCGGGCAGCGGCAAATCCACGCTGCTGAACATCCTCGGCGGGCTGGACGTGCCCAGCAGCGGCCAGGTGATGTTCGGCGACCAGGACTTGAGTGCCGCCACCGAGCCGGAGCTGACCGCCTACCGCCGCGAGCATGTGGGCTTCGTGTTCCAGTTCTACAACCTGATTCCCAGCCTGACGGTGCGCGAGAACATCGCGCTGGTGACCGATATCGCCAGCGACCCGATGCCTGTCGATGAGGCCATTGACCGCGTCGGCCTGACGCCGCGGCGCGACCACTTTCCGGCCCAGCTGTCGGGCGGCGAGCAGCAGCGTGTGGCGATTGCGCGGGCCATCGTCAAGCGGCCCGACGTGCTGCTGTGCGACGAGCCCACCGGCGCGCTGGACTACCAGACCGGCAAGCTGGTGCTGGAGGTGATTGCACGCATCAACAAGGAGATCGGCACCACGGCCATCGTCATCACGCACAACGCGGCGATTGCCGGCATGGCCGATCGGGTCGTCTATCTGGGCGACGGCAAGATCCTGCGCATCGAGACGAATGCGCACAAGCTCGACCCTTCTGAACTCACATGGTGA